One Triticum dicoccoides isolate Atlit2015 ecotype Zavitan chromosome 5B, WEW_v2.0, whole genome shotgun sequence genomic window carries:
- the LOC119312971 gene encoding putative disease resistance protein RGA4, with product MLSAAVEQIAGGFSSAVIQRVVDKTMDFLESNYNVSHATEELLTKLRTSLTVVKAITEVADNQLIVSTSLTNWLRNLHSAAYEAEDVLDRFDCHEIVAGKRKVSELISSSVRALKSLIVPDESMKRLECVVQKLDHLCATSNTFVELMKQSNLTTMKEEGIRRETTSRVPVDVKVFGRDEVLELILKIILGSSSSEPESSSLRAKLGARYCVGGVDVVPIVGMSGVGKTTLAQIIYNHENVKLYFKHRAWVYVSKHFSMKRTLQEMLCSFKGNDSSFDYTDSLETIVNNIQNVFHPEERFLLVLDSVWDEMCDQWSSLLTAIAREVPGSVVVVTTQSKRVADTVATICQVPLAPLPWESFWPVFQYYAFGTSNVVVENNPTLLFIGEKIARKLEGLPLAAKVMGNLLRSRLTIDQWRSILESDWWDRSDVLCEILPYMGISYQDLHPRQRQSFAFCSIFPQNYLFDKDRLVSMWISHDFIQHSGFDGTRLEDIGDQVFDELVQRSFFQSTFDNKRYTMHDLVRALAIAVSSYECFFHKETSQRASPTVRHLALQVGNQMQIHELNKYKNLRTILLFGHCDSNAICDVVDNMLVNSRSIRVLDLSHLEVMTNMLPSIASLRNLRFLDLSFTRFSNLRNFPCNLQVLYLRGYARNTIPQTINMLANLRHLYVDATALSLIPGIGQLSQLQELENFSAGKRNGFMISELKYMQELSGKLCISNIHIIKNKHEAMDANMIEKKHLEALELKGRNVSKDVLEGLQPHPNLQELMIEGYGATSFPSWMLEAHLFTKLKSLYVGNCRHLVVLPPFGKITSLKHLTLNNLPSVKQVDGTSFDCFPNLEDLKVSLMTSWTNWSHAESDHGPLLQRVTRFELHDCPLLKEVPYLSFMSSLSELDISVCGDFVKALPQYVQLLTHLKKLSMSFCDHTLLLSGQHLKSLEYLYLRKCGGLRLIDGLHCFPNLRKVNVYGCPNILTEFSDQSTIQDEQSGLRLTNMVTDYSLFNRNCFLPSVRDLLIAYIDDLYFTPEQEEWFEQLISVEKIEFGFCNFLERLPTTLARLTSLTILHLKWTRPVSLEGVVPQNLQELVMNGFSGETENNFKPGGSEWVNISHVPYIRLNDKTVQNLSVNAASSSSNHQS from the coding sequence ATGCTGTCTGCAGCTGTAGAGCAGATAGCTGGTGGTTTCTCATCTGCAGTTATTCAACGTGTTGTTGACAAGACaatggacttcctcgagagcaactacAATGTAAGCCATGCTACTGAAGAGCTTCTGACCAAACTCCGCACAAGCCTCACCGTCGTGAAGGCCATAACCGAGGTGGCTGACAACCAGCTTATCGTCAGCACTAGTCTTACCAACTGGTTGAGGAACCTCCACAGTGCTGCCTATGAAGCGGAGGATGTGCTTGACAGATTTGATTGTCATGAGATAGTTGCCGGAAAGCGCAAGGTGAGTGAGCTCATTTCATCATCCGTCAGGGCCCTCAAAAGTTTGATTGTGCCTGATGAGAGTATGAAAAGGCTTGAATGTGTTGTGCAAAAGCTAGACCACCTTTGTGCAACGTCCAACACATTTGTTGAGCTAATGAAGCAGAGTAATTTAACCACCATGAAGGAGGAAGGAATTCGGAGAGAGACTACTTCTCGTGTTCCAGTTGATGTCAAGGTGTTTGGCCGCGATGAAGTTCTAGAGttgatactgaaaattattttgGGTTCATCTAGCTCTGAACCAGAATCCAGCAGCTTAAGAGCAAAACTTGGGGCAAGGTACTGCGTTGGCGGTGTTGATGTCGTCCCAATTGTTGGTATGAGCGGGGTTGGGAAGACAACCCTTGCTCAAATTATTTACAATCATGAAAATGTGAAGCTTTACTTTAAGCACAGAGCATGGGTGTATGTTTCAAAACACTTCAGCATGAAAAGGACATTGCAAGAGATGTTGTGCTCTTTTAAAGGAAATGATTCGTCTTTTGACTACACTGATAGTTTGGAAACAATTGTCAACAATATTCAAAATGTCTTCCACCCTGAAGAAAGGTTCCTTCTTGTGCTGGACAGTGTTTGGGATGAGATGTGTGACCAGTGGAGTAGTTTGCTTACTGCCATAGCTCGTGAAGTGCCAGGAAGTGTAGTTGTTGTCACAACACAAAGCAAAAGGGTTGCCGACACAGTGGCGACAATATGTCAAGTTCCACTAGCACCTTTGCCATGGGAGAGTTTTTGGCCAGTGTTCCAGTATTATGCATTTGGCACAAGCAATGTTGTGGTTGAGAACAATCCGACTCTTTTGTTTATTGGTGAGAAAATAGCAAGAAAACTAGAGGGTCTTCCATTAGCAGCAAAAGTAATGGGAAATCTATTGAGGTCTAGATTAACTATAGACCAGTGGAGAAGCATCCTGGAGAGTGATTGGTGGGACCGGAGTGACGTTTTATGTGAAATCCTTCCATACATGGGAATTAGTTATCAAGATCTACACCCTAGACAGAGGCAGAGCTTTGCTTTCTGTTCGATCTTTCCACAGAACTACTTGTTTGATAAGGATAGATTGGTCAGTATGTGGATTTCTCATGATTTCATCCAACACAGTGGATTTGATGGAACTAGATTAGAGGATATCGGAGATCAGGTTTTTGATGAACTTGTACAAAGATCATTTTTTCAGTCTACATTCGACAACAAGAGGTACACTATGCACGATCTAGTAAGGGCTCTTGCAATTGCTGTTTCTTCATATGAATGCTTCTTCCACAAAGAGACCTCCCAGAGAGCATCACCAACTGTTCGCCACTTGGCTCTGCAAGTTGGCAATCAAATGCAAATTCATGAACTCAACAAGTATAAGAATCTGCGGACAATCTTATTGTTTGGCCATTGTGACAGTAATGCAATTTGTGATGTTGTGGACAATATGTTGGTCAACTCAAGAAGCATTCGAGTGTTAGACTTGTCTCATTTGGAGGTGATGACGAATATGCTGCCTAGCATTGCATCCTTGAGAAATTTGAGGTTCTTAGATCTttctttcacaagattcagcaattTGCGCAACTTCCCTTGCAATCTTCAAGTTTTATACCTCCGTGGATATGCTCGCAATACTATTCCTCAAACCATCAACATGCTTGCCAACTTACGGCACTTGTATGTTGATGCTACAGCTCTCTCTCTGATTCCTGGTATTGGGCAGCTAAGTCAACTTCAAGAATTGGAGAACTTCAGTGCTGGAAAGAGAAATGGATTCATGATAAGTGAGTTGAAGTACATGCAAGAGTTATCTGGGAAACTTTGCATCAGTAACATCCACATCATCAAGAACAAACATGAGGCAATGGATGCCAATATGATTGAGAAGAAGCACCTTGAGGCCTTGGAGTTGAAGGGGAGAAATGTATCCAAAGATGTACTTGAAGGATTGCAGCCACATCCTAATCTGCAAGAGCTCATGATCGAAGGTTACGGGGCCACAAGTTTCCCGAGCTGGATGTTAGAAGCTCACCTCTTTACAAAACTAAAGTCCCTTTATGTTGGAAATTGCCGACATCTAGTTGTACTTCCACCATTTGGAAAGATCACTTCACTCAAGCATCTCACTCTAAATAACTTGCCGTCAGTGAAGCAAGTTGATGGAACATCTTTTGATTGTTTCCCAAATTTGGAAGACTTAAAAGTTTCTTTGATGACATCATGGACAAACTGGTCACATGCAGAAAGTGATCATGGCCCTCTACTTCAACGCGTCACAAGGTTTGAACTTCATGATTGCCCTTTGCTGAAAGAAGTGCCTTATCTATCATTCATGTCTTCGCTGTCAGAACTTGACATCTCGGTTTGTGGGGACTTTGTCAAGGCACTGCCACAATATGTACAACTCTTGACACATCTCAAAAAATTAAGCATGTCTTTCTGCGATCACACACTCCTACTCTCTGGGCAACACTTGAAGTCACTTGAGTATCTATATCTTAGAAAATGTGGAGGGCTGCGTTTGATTGATGGGTTACACTGTTTCCCCAACCTCAGGAAAGTTAATGTTTATGGTTGCCCCAACATTCTTACTGAATTCTCTGACCAATCAACTATACAAGATGAGCAGAGTGGACTTCGACTGACCAATATGGTTACAGATTACAGCTTGTTCAATAGAAATTGTTTTCTGCCTTCGGTGCGAGATCTGCTCATCGCTTATATAGATGACCTTTATTTTACCCCAGAGCAGGAGGAATGGTTTGAACAGCTAATCTCTGTCGAAAAAATCGAGTTTGGTTTCTGTAATTTTCTGGAACGGCTCCCTACTACACTAGCAAGACTTACCTCATTAACAATACTTCATCTCAAATGGACAAGACCAGTTTCCCTGGAAGGAGTTGTACCACAGAACCTCCAAGAATTGGTCATGAATGGCTTTTCGGGTGAGACAGAAAACAATTTCAAACCTGGAGGATCAGAATGGGTAAACATTTCCCATGTTCCATATATTCGGCTTAATGACAAGACAGTCCAAAATCTGTCAGTTAATGCTGCCTCATCATCCTCAAACCACCAAAGTTAA